In one Inquilinus sp. Marseille-Q2685 genomic region, the following are encoded:
- a CDS encoding DUF2938 domain-containing protein: protein MGEGLEFGLRAVAIGAGATAVVDLWTVLLARLTGVPGLDWAMVGRWVGHFPRGRFRHDGIGRAAPVAGERALGWAVHYGTGIVFAALLLALCGLGWARNPTPTPALAFGLATVAAPFLLMQPALGAGIAASRTPNPAAARLRSLMTHAVFGIGLHLAALVTAAPTEA, encoded by the coding sequence ATGGGCGAAGGGTTGGAATTCGGGCTGCGGGCGGTGGCGATCGGGGCCGGCGCCACGGCCGTCGTCGATCTGTGGACGGTGCTGCTGGCGCGGCTGACCGGCGTGCCGGGGCTGGACTGGGCCATGGTCGGCCGCTGGGTCGGGCATTTCCCGCGCGGCCGCTTCAGGCATGACGGCATCGGCCGGGCGGCGCCGGTCGCGGGCGAGCGCGCCCTCGGCTGGGCCGTCCATTACGGCACCGGCATCGTCTTCGCGGCGCTGCTGCTGGCGCTGTGCGGCCTGGGCTGGGCGCGCAATCCGACGCCGACGCCGGCGCTGGCCTTCGGCCTCGCCACCGTGGCCGCGCCCTTCCTGCTGATGCAGCCGGCCCTGGGCGCCGGCATCGCGGCGTCGAGGACGCCGAACCCGGCCGCGGCGAGGCTGCGCAGCCTGATGACCCATGCAGTGTTCGGGATCGGCCTCCATCTCGCCGCCCTGGTCACGGCGGCGCCGACCGAGGCGTGA
- a CDS encoding glycosyltransferase family 4 protein, with amino-acid sequence MGSRQFSLPGDKEVSRRKISVAVTFPIWPPRGGGQSRIFHLYRHLAKTHPIEVVCITNANDLPSDREVAPGLREIRVPKSRAHRKAELELTRAVPGVPLSDVAMPRLVHLTPDYRRALETSVADAGLVIASHPYLFPLLRELTGGPIWYEAHNVETTLKRMMLPDTSQARALLTETERVERACCDASERLIVCAADDGRTFHQDFGVPQQRIIEVPNGVDLEAAEYVDQEARLAAKARLGLEKTFTVLFMGSRHKPNCDALDVVLRFAPSCPDMRFLILGSVCGHLEGRSVPSNVGLMGEVDDVVKVTTLGLVDGALNPMASGSGTNLKMLDYFAAGVPVISTRHGARGLAVADGVHLQLSEIDDFPAALQRLRAEIGGLELAERVAASRRLVQDLYDWARLAERLAGHIRLVAGLRG; translated from the coding sequence ATGGGCTCGCGGCAGTTTTCCCTTCCAGGGGATAAAGAGGTGTCGCGCCGCAAGATCAGCGTCGCTGTTACCTTCCCTATCTGGCCGCCACGGGGGGGAGGACAGAGCCGCATTTTCCATCTCTATCGGCATCTGGCAAAGACCCACCCGATCGAGGTCGTTTGCATCACCAATGCCAACGACCTGCCCTCGGACCGTGAGGTAGCCCCAGGACTTCGAGAAATTCGGGTCCCGAAGTCACGTGCCCATCGCAAGGCGGAATTGGAGTTGACGCGTGCCGTCCCTGGCGTTCCTCTCTCCGATGTAGCCATGCCCAGGCTGGTTCATCTCACCCCGGACTATCGACGGGCTTTGGAAACTTCGGTGGCGGATGCCGGGCTTGTGATCGCATCGCATCCATATCTGTTTCCTCTCCTGCGCGAATTGACCGGCGGACCGATCTGGTACGAGGCGCACAATGTCGAGACGACGCTCAAGCGCATGATGCTGCCCGACACGTCGCAGGCACGTGCGCTGCTGACGGAAACGGAGCGGGTTGAGCGCGCCTGTTGTGACGCGAGCGAGCGCCTGATTGTGTGCGCGGCAGATGATGGCAGGACATTCCATCAGGATTTTGGTGTGCCGCAGCAGCGGATCATTGAAGTTCCGAACGGAGTCGACCTTGAGGCCGCCGAATATGTCGACCAGGAGGCGCGGCTGGCAGCCAAAGCTCGACTCGGATTGGAGAAGACATTCACGGTCCTGTTCATGGGCAGCCGGCACAAGCCGAACTGCGACGCGCTCGATGTTGTCCTTCGGTTCGCGCCGAGTTGCCCCGATATGCGTTTCTTGATCCTCGGGAGCGTCTGCGGACATCTCGAAGGACGATCGGTTCCGTCGAATGTCGGTTTGATGGGCGAGGTCGACGACGTGGTCAAGGTCACGACATTGGGTCTGGTCGACGGTGCCCTGAACCCGATGGCGAGTGGGTCCGGAACCAATCTGAAAATGCTGGACTATTTCGCCGCCGGAGTGCCGGTTATCTCGACCCGGCACGGGGCCCGCGGCCTAGCCGTCGCGGACGGCGTCCATCTGCAACTGAGCGAGATTGACGACTTCCCGGCCGCCCTGCAGCGGCTGCGGGCGGAGATCGGCGGCCTCGAACTGGCGGAACGCGTCGCGGCGTCCCGGCGGCTGGTGCAGGACCTCTATGATTGGGCGAGGCTTGCCGAGCGGTTAGCCGGGCACATTCGCCTCGTCGCAGGGTTGAGAGGATGA
- a CDS encoding metalloregulator ArsR/SmtB family transcription factor yields MIDAQTLIYAELAELARTLGHAHRLMLLEQIGQGERPVERLAELSGLSIANASQHLQHLRRAGLVESRRDGKRVLYRLGGGPIVPLLAALRRQAEHRRAEIRDVLADSIGRPERLEGISREELVERLREGGVTLLDVRPEEEFALGHLPGALNIPVESLERRLAELPSGQEIVAYCRGPYCVLSVEAVAALRARGFAARRLRDGFLDWKAAGMAVEAAG; encoded by the coding sequence ATGATCGACGCCCAGACCCTGATCTATGCCGAGCTGGCGGAGCTCGCCCGCACCCTCGGCCACGCCCATCGCCTCATGCTGCTGGAGCAGATCGGCCAGGGCGAACGGCCGGTGGAGCGGCTGGCCGAGCTCTCCGGCCTCTCCATCGCCAACGCTTCGCAGCATCTGCAGCATCTGCGGCGGGCCGGGCTGGTCGAATCGCGGCGGGACGGCAAGCGCGTGCTGTACCGGCTGGGCGGCGGCCCGATCGTGCCGCTGCTCGCCGCCCTGCGCCGGCAGGCCGAGCATCGGCGGGCGGAGATCCGGGACGTTCTCGCCGACAGCATCGGCCGGCCGGAGCGGCTGGAGGGCATCTCGCGCGAGGAGCTGGTGGAGCGGCTGCGCGAGGGCGGGGTGACGCTGCTCGACGTGCGGCCGGAGGAGGAGTTCGCGCTGGGCCATCTGCCCGGTGCGCTGAACATCCCGGTCGAGTCGCTGGAGCGCCGCCTGGCCGAGCTGCCGTCCGGGCAGGAGATCGTCGCCTATTGCCGCGGCCCCTATTGCGTCCTGTCGGTCGAGGCGGTCGCCGCGCTGCGCGCCCGCGGCTTCGCGGCCCGGCGGCTGCGCGACGGCTTCCTCGACTGGAAGGCGGCGGGGATGGCGGTCGAGGCGGCGGGGTAG
- a CDS encoding glycosyltransferase family 1 protein, with product MTPVLAHARGHTTVTGVQRVVLRVVGHLVATHGADAIRGIAWHPKLRQAVEIDLSFLGPDYSFEANHAEFVRDMAIPYDAGEADRAPLRRLAAKLGRLRWRLGAASGFGRRLSRPTLTPSDRIFLPVPTLRNDPYIAFLTARKTAGNPVFQLIHDVIPVKLPELAKPGHEAEFRRFLDRVPDYVSVFLCVSDQTEADLREFLPAAGAAIPTRVTPLAHEFAGDAADDAAIGPVVRAIAETPFVLCVGTIEVRKNAYALVQAWDRLRPELGDRMPRLVLAGQRGWRTEDLFDLLSKTNNLGGTVAVAETPTDAELAFLYRHCLFTVFPSLYEGWGLPIGESLWFGKHCIASKTSSMPQVGGDLVDYVDPHDPDDLCQAMTKAIRQPDYVRTREGRIRDTARRRWAETARDVYSAVWDDMSAENPLDGLAAVFPSRG from the coding sequence ATGACGCCGGTCCTGGCGCATGCGCGCGGCCACACCACCGTGACCGGCGTGCAGCGCGTGGTGCTGCGGGTGGTGGGCCATCTGGTGGCGACGCATGGGGCGGACGCGATCCGCGGCATCGCCTGGCATCCGAAGCTGCGGCAGGCGGTCGAGATCGACCTGTCCTTCCTCGGCCCGGACTACAGCTTCGAGGCCAACCACGCCGAATTCGTCCGCGACATGGCAATTCCCTACGACGCGGGGGAAGCAGACCGGGCGCCGCTGCGCCGGCTGGCAGCGAAGCTCGGCCGGCTGCGTTGGCGGCTGGGGGCTGCGTCTGGTTTCGGCCGGCGCCTGTCCCGGCCCACCCTGACGCCGTCCGACCGCATCTTCCTGCCGGTGCCGACGCTGCGCAACGACCCCTACATCGCCTTCCTCACCGCGCGCAAGACGGCGGGCAATCCGGTGTTCCAGCTGATCCACGACGTCATTCCGGTGAAGCTGCCGGAGCTGGCGAAGCCGGGGCACGAGGCCGAGTTCCGCCGTTTCCTCGATCGCGTACCGGACTACGTGTCCGTCTTCCTCTGCGTTTCTGACCAGACGGAGGCGGATCTCCGCGAGTTTCTGCCGGCTGCTGGAGCAGCTATCCCGACCAGGGTCACCCCGCTGGCCCATGAGTTCGCCGGCGATGCGGCGGACGACGCTGCGATCGGGCCTGTTGTGCGCGCGATTGCCGAGACGCCGTTCGTGCTGTGCGTCGGCACGATCGAGGTGCGCAAGAACGCCTACGCCCTGGTCCAGGCGTGGGATCGGCTGCGACCGGAACTGGGCGATCGGATGCCCCGTCTGGTGCTGGCAGGCCAGCGCGGCTGGCGGACGGAGGATCTGTTCGACCTCCTGTCGAAGACGAACAACCTCGGCGGCACCGTCGCCGTGGCGGAGACGCCGACGGACGCCGAATTGGCCTTTCTTTACCGACATTGCCTGTTCACGGTTTTTCCAAGCCTCTACGAAGGTTGGGGCCTGCCGATCGGTGAAAGCCTTTGGTTCGGCAAGCATTGCATTGCCTCGAAGACATCCTCCATGCCGCAGGTGGGAGGTGACCTCGTGGATTACGTCGATCCGCATGATCCAGACGATCTGTGTCAGGCGATGACGAAGGCCATCCGACAACCGGATTATGTCCGGACGCGTGAGGGGCGAATTCGTGACACGGCCCGGCGCAGATGGGCCGAAACTGCGCGCGACGTCTACTCTGCTGTCTGGGATGACATGAGCGCGGAGAACCCTTTAGATGGGCTCGCGGCAGTTTTCCCTTCCAGGGGATAA
- the rfbA gene encoding glucose-1-phosphate thymidylyltransferase RfbA → MKGIILAGGSGTRLHPLTLATSKQLMPVYDKPMIYYPLSVLMLAGIREVLVISTPHDMPQFQRLLGDGSQWGMAFEYAVQPSPDGLAQAYIIGADFVAGGPSALILGDNIYHGHGLPELLASAAGQPSGASVFAYYVDDPERYGVVNFGADGRAAAIEEKPRNPTSNWAVTGLYFYDADVVDIAANLRPSARGELEITDVNRVYLERGRLNVERMGRGFAWFDMGTHDSLLEAASYVQTLERRQGLRVACPEEIAYLQGFIDREQLIAQGRKLEKSGYGKYLIKVAETEAVGATPGNPSGL, encoded by the coding sequence ATGAAAGGCATCATCCTCGCCGGTGGCAGCGGCACCCGCCTGCATCCGCTGACGCTCGCCACCTCCAAGCAGCTGATGCCGGTCTACGACAAGCCGATGATCTACTACCCGCTCAGCGTGCTGATGCTGGCCGGGATCAGGGAGGTGCTGGTCATCTCTACCCCGCACGACATGCCGCAGTTCCAGCGGCTGCTCGGCGACGGCTCGCAATGGGGCATGGCCTTCGAATACGCGGTGCAGCCGAGCCCCGACGGGCTGGCCCAGGCCTATATCATCGGTGCCGACTTCGTCGCCGGCGGCCCTTCGGCCCTGATCCTCGGCGACAACATCTATCACGGCCATGGCCTGCCGGAGCTGCTGGCCTCGGCCGCCGGGCAGCCGTCCGGCGCCTCGGTCTTCGCCTATTACGTCGACGATCCCGAGCGTTACGGCGTGGTCAATTTCGGAGCCGACGGCCGGGCCGCGGCGATCGAGGAGAAGCCGCGCAACCCGACCTCGAACTGGGCGGTCACCGGCCTCTACTTCTATGATGCCGACGTGGTCGACATTGCCGCGAATCTCAGGCCCTCCGCCCGCGGCGAGCTCGAGATCACCGACGTCAACCGCGTCTATCTCGAGCGCGGCCGGCTGAACGTCGAGCGGATGGGCCGCGGCTTCGCCTGGTTCGACATGGGCACGCATGACAGCCTGCTCGAGGCCGCCAGCTACGTGCAGACGCTCGAGCGGCGCCAGGGCCTGCGCGTCGCCTGCCCGGAGGAGATCGCCTATCTCCAGGGCTTCATCGACCGTGAGCAGCTGATCGCCCAGGGCCGGAAGCTGGAGAAGAGCGGCTACGGCAAGTACCTGATCAAGGTGGCGGAGACCGAGGCCGTCGGGGCGACCCCGGGCAATCCGTCGGGCTTGTGA
- a CDS encoding class I SAM-dependent methyltransferase, protein MSSLQPVTPQILGHALPVTQPDYLPFSAWVGHLPFASWLVDVLRPRVLVELGVHNGASYCAFCEAVVRHGLPTACFGVDSWAGDPHAGHYDGEVLAQLRTYHDPRYGAFSRLVHSTFDEALEHFADSSVDLLHIDGFHTYEAVRHDFESWRPKLSDRAVVLFHDTNVREGSFGVWRFWDEIRRGHPNFEFLHAHGLGVLGIGSEQPEVLRRLFSASDEEAGAIRSVFGHIGQRLVDLHDLRRTVEAQGAALASQGEELRRHQEALVRAEQALEQRQADLEQRQTDLAGLKSELEQAARELTVATTARSALEDDLQLQMTEVARVRDLIEDKDAKLARLEHRLGEAMDLAERSKRLLNAVKRSRSWRLTAPLRRAGLLGRRDKRLFKRHKSKAGAPHLPNASSRHQEMTDLRALFDPAWYVDRYKDVAAWGGDPWQHYLESGAAERRDPNPFFAAQWYLENNKDIAAAGIDPFVHYVRFGAAELRDPHPQFDALFYVKEHPEARANPLAFHLKTGAALGWPTQPDVDISEYLPSTGRVPVLPVGVEVDIVIPAYRGLDETRRCVETVLADPDRPPGRVVIIDDCSPEPELSTWLDEIAATGAIELLRNEQNLGFVASVNRGMVAAGRRDVVLLNSDTEVPHGWLARMAGHAYSDPQIGTVTPFSNNATICSYPVIDGGPLPFGRSLAEIDNACRAAGAGRLVDVPTAVGFAMYIRRDCLDAVGLFDVETFGTGYGEENDFCLRATAKGWRHVLACDTFVYHAGEVSFGKNSPKRAKAWDLLCERYPFYPALVERHIRLDKAGPYRFATTAALFRQAAEPVILFVCHRLGGGTERHVQELIRSVEGKANILTLRPGSGGVTLSVPAIPNHPELWLPNGRVEDLAAVLRSCGLRRIHIHHWHGLELDLRWLVRQLNIPFDITAHDYFAICPQITMLPQPDGEFCGEPGPAVCNACIARRPNYGARDIETWRRSHEWLLAEADRIICPSNDVKSRLSRYGFGTRCVVVPHEPVTDVKWPLAVPSLQQGERLRIALIGGIAESKGGATLRACLAAIEPGAYEFIIIGWREIASPPPRGTKLTETGAYKEKDLPDLIAKARPHLLWFPAPWPETYSYTLSAGIASGLPIVAADIGAFPERLEGRPWTWIVPPKVEAKVWIDAFKSVREALLAGRSPNPEQPRFVGESAFYPDAYLAPALTSRPDDTWTSSTASRSGNAVAVSVAGAQQIASL, encoded by the coding sequence ATGAGCTCGCTTCAACCTGTGACACCCCAGATCCTTGGCCATGCACTGCCTGTGACGCAGCCGGACTACCTTCCGTTCTCGGCCTGGGTCGGTCACCTGCCGTTTGCCTCGTGGCTTGTGGACGTTCTGAGGCCCCGAGTGTTGGTGGAACTTGGGGTTCACAACGGAGCATCGTACTGTGCCTTCTGCGAGGCGGTGGTGCGGCATGGTCTGCCCACGGCATGTTTTGGAGTCGACAGCTGGGCGGGCGATCCCCACGCGGGGCACTATGATGGGGAGGTTTTGGCGCAGCTACGGACCTATCACGACCCGCGATACGGGGCATTTTCCCGTCTGGTCCATTCGACTTTCGATGAAGCGCTGGAGCATTTCGCCGATAGCTCGGTGGATTTGCTGCACATCGACGGTTTTCACACCTATGAGGCCGTGCGGCACGATTTCGAGAGCTGGCGGCCAAAGCTGAGTGATCGGGCAGTAGTGCTGTTTCACGATACCAATGTTCGGGAGGGCAGCTTCGGAGTCTGGCGGTTTTGGGACGAGATACGTCGAGGTCATCCGAATTTCGAGTTTTTGCACGCTCATGGGCTAGGTGTGCTCGGGATTGGGTCTGAGCAGCCGGAAGTGCTACGTCGGCTATTCTCGGCAAGCGACGAGGAAGCGGGGGCGATCCGATCCGTGTTCGGTCATATCGGTCAGCGTCTCGTTGACCTTCACGATTTGCGGCGGACGGTCGAGGCACAAGGGGCAGCACTGGCCAGTCAGGGCGAGGAGTTGCGGCGGCATCAGGAAGCGCTGGTGCGGGCGGAGCAGGCTTTGGAGCAGCGTCAAGCTGACTTGGAGCAGCGTCAGACTGATCTCGCGGGGCTGAAGTCCGAGTTGGAGCAGGCCGCTCGCGAGTTGACGGTCGCGACGACGGCGCGGTCGGCCCTTGAGGATGATCTGCAATTGCAGATGACGGAAGTGGCGCGGGTCCGGGATCTGATTGAAGACAAGGACGCGAAGCTGGCGAGGTTGGAGCATCGGCTAGGGGAGGCGATGGATCTGGCGGAGCGAAGCAAGCGGCTTCTGAACGCGGTGAAGCGATCGCGATCCTGGCGATTGACGGCGCCGTTGCGCCGCGCCGGTCTGTTGGGACGCCGCGACAAGCGCCTCTTCAAACGCCATAAAAGCAAGGCTGGCGCTCCACATTTGCCGAATGCCAGTAGCCGTCACCAGGAGATGACCGATCTGCGAGCGCTGTTCGATCCGGCATGGTACGTTGATCGATACAAGGATGTCGCTGCTTGGGGAGGAGACCCTTGGCAGCATTACCTGGAGAGTGGCGCCGCGGAACGGCGCGATCCGAACCCGTTCTTTGCTGCTCAATGGTATCTTGAGAACAATAAGGACATCGCAGCGGCTGGTATCGATCCATTTGTTCACTATGTTCGGTTCGGTGCCGCCGAGCTGCGCGATCCCCATCCGCAGTTCGATGCACTCTTCTATGTTAAAGAGCATCCTGAAGCACGGGCGAATCCGCTGGCCTTTCATCTGAAGACTGGGGCGGCTCTGGGGTGGCCGACCCAGCCAGATGTGGATATCTCGGAGTATCTTCCCTCGACCGGACGGGTTCCGGTGCTGCCGGTTGGTGTCGAGGTCGACATCGTGATCCCGGCCTACCGCGGGCTCGACGAGACCCGTCGCTGCGTTGAAACCGTCCTCGCCGATCCAGACCGTCCGCCCGGCCGAGTGGTGATCATCGACGATTGTTCGCCGGAGCCTGAACTCTCGACATGGCTCGACGAGATTGCTGCCACGGGAGCGATCGAGCTTCTGCGCAATGAACAGAATCTCGGCTTCGTTGCCTCGGTTAACCGCGGCATGGTCGCTGCCGGGCGCCGGGATGTGGTGCTGCTCAACAGCGACACTGAAGTGCCGCATGGCTGGCTCGCCCGGATGGCCGGTCACGCCTATTCCGATCCTCAGATCGGTACGGTCACGCCGTTCTCCAACAACGCCACGATCTGCAGTTATCCGGTGATCGACGGCGGACCGCTGCCGTTCGGCCGCTCGCTCGCCGAAATCGATAACGCCTGCCGCGCCGCGGGGGCGGGACGGCTGGTCGACGTTCCGACGGCGGTCGGCTTCGCCATGTACATTCGTCGGGATTGCCTCGATGCCGTCGGGTTGTTCGACGTGGAGACGTTCGGCACGGGATATGGCGAGGAGAACGACTTCTGTCTGCGGGCCACGGCAAAGGGCTGGCGTCATGTGCTCGCCTGCGACACCTTCGTCTATCATGCCGGTGAGGTGAGCTTCGGCAAGAACTCGCCGAAACGCGCCAAGGCATGGGATCTCCTTTGCGAGCGCTATCCCTTCTATCCAGCGTTGGTGGAGCGGCACATCCGTCTCGACAAGGCCGGCCCGTATCGCTTCGCCACGACAGCCGCATTGTTCCGCCAGGCCGCCGAACCGGTGATATTGTTCGTCTGCCACCGCCTGGGCGGCGGCACGGAGCGGCACGTGCAGGAGTTGATCCGGTCGGTCGAAGGGAAGGCGAACATCCTGACGCTGCGGCCTGGTTCCGGCGGTGTAACCCTGTCAGTGCCGGCCATTCCGAACCATCCGGAATTATGGCTGCCGAACGGCCGGGTGGAGGACCTCGCGGCCGTGCTCCGCTCCTGCGGGCTTCGCCGAATTCACATTCACCATTGGCACGGGCTCGAGCTGGACTTGCGGTGGCTCGTCCGGCAGTTGAACATCCCGTTCGATATCACTGCGCATGACTATTTCGCCATCTGTCCCCAGATCACGATGCTGCCGCAACCCGACGGCGAATTCTGTGGGGAGCCGGGGCCTGCAGTCTGTAACGCATGCATCGCACGGCGACCGAACTACGGAGCGCGGGACATAGAGACTTGGCGTCGGTCGCACGAATGGCTTCTCGCGGAAGCCGATCGGATCATCTGTCCTTCGAATGACGTAAAGTCGCGGCTGTCCCGCTATGGCTTCGGCACTCGCTGCGTGGTGGTGCCCCATGAGCCCGTTACTGATGTCAAGTGGCCTCTGGCCGTTCCTTCTCTTCAACAGGGAGAGCGGCTCCGGATTGCCCTTATAGGGGGGATCGCCGAGAGCAAAGGTGGGGCGACGCTGCGCGCCTGTCTTGCCGCGATTGAGCCTGGTGCCTATGAGTTCATCATCATCGGCTGGCGCGAAATTGCCTCTCCTCCGCCGCGCGGAACGAAGCTGACGGAGACCGGCGCCTATAAGGAGAAGGACCTGCCGGACCTGATCGCGAAGGCCCGGCCGCATCTGTTATGGTTCCCGGCGCCATGGCCGGAAACCTATAGCTATACCTTGAGCGCCGGGATAGCTTCGGGGCTTCCGATCGTCGCTGCCGATATCGGCGCCTTCCCGGAGCGTCTTGAGGGGCGTCCCTGGACGTGGATCGTGCCGCCAAAGGTGGAAGCAAAGGTCTGGATCGACGCGTTCAAATCGGTCCGGGAGGCTCTTCTCGCCGGACGATCGCCGAATCCGGAGCAGCCGCGGTTCGTCGGTGAATCCGCCTTCTATCCGGATGCCTATCTCGCACCGGCGCTGACTTCCCGGCCGGATGATACGTGGACGAGTTCTACCGCTTCCCGAAGCGGGAATGCAGTTGCCGTATCGGTCGCAGGGGCGCAACAGATCGCTTCGCTTTAG